A window from Candidatus Zixiibacteriota bacterium encodes these proteins:
- the lipA gene encoding lipoyl synthase → MTESRSKTGLPKPPWLKVKACGNSRYLEVQSLLQKHHLHTVCQEANCPNRGECFSSGTATFLILGPNCTRNCTFCNVIHGPVSGIDADEPGHVARTVEILNLNYAVVTSVTRDDLPDGGAGQFAAVIGAIRRLARPVEIEVLTPDFEGRKNDLMTVFEAGPDVFNHNVETVPRLYDEVRPEADYERSLEVLRFASDYRRISVKSGLMVGLGETTEELQEVFNDLKKAGVQFLTIGQYLAPSKSHHPVIRYYHPAEFDRLALDARKAGIDHVFSGPLVRSSYHAREQFRAK, encoded by the coding sequence ATGACAGAATCCAGATCGAAAACCGGACTCCCGAAACCGCCGTGGCTGAAAGTCAAAGCCTGCGGTAATTCCAGATACCTTGAGGTTCAATCCCTCCTCCAGAAGCATCACCTGCATACCGTTTGCCAGGAAGCCAATTGCCCCAACCGAGGGGAATGTTTCTCTTCCGGTACCGCCACCTTTCTGATTCTGGGACCCAATTGCACCAGAAACTGCACGTTTTGTAATGTTATTCACGGCCCGGTCTCCGGGATCGATGCCGACGAGCCCGGGCATGTTGCCCGCACCGTGGAGATTCTTAATCTTAATTATGCTGTGGTGACCTCGGTGACGCGGGATGACCTGCCCGATGGCGGAGCCGGCCAGTTTGCTGCCGTTATCGGGGCTATTCGGCGCCTCGCCCGCCCGGTTGAAATAGAAGTCCTGACACCCGATTTCGAGGGCCGAAAAAACGATCTTATGACGGTTTTCGAGGCCGGCCCCGATGTCTTCAATCACAATGTGGAAACCGTGCCCCGGCTGTATGATGAAGTCCGCCCCGAAGCCGACTACGAACGCTCGCTGGAGGTCTTACGCTTTGCCTCGGATTATCGGCGGATATCGGTGAAATCCGGTCTTATGGTTGGTCTGGGGGAGACGACCGAGGAACTTCAGGAAGTCTTCAATGATCTCAAAAAGGCCGGTGTTCAATTTCTGACTATCGGGCAGTATCTGGCTCCCTCAAAAAGCCATCATCCCGTTATCAGGTATTATCATCCTGCGGAATTCGACAGACTGGCTTTAGATGCTCGTAAGGCCGGTATCGATCACGTATTTTCCGGCCCGCTGGTTCGCTCTTCATACCATGCCCGTGAGCAATTCCGGGCTAAATAG
- a CDS encoding dockerin type I repeat-containing protein, whose product MSRKGFAVLLLCLLISISASAQGFKKAAIATLLERQTAKNYSVTPHFASAEICTVRHDVDGDLWGVDHWLIGDELYKSYQNPGLSCDGPYPFSVEYIYMVLFFEGATDFLVSVDVEDADLTDPTCPLPGDLLSISTTYTVTIPSAGLYQIEVPLDSSAVVEGPYFAGFYFADYIDTLSGATIVTDDVPVPCVSYNIWDTTLGFVDLTNTGFASFPSFPGRLLLYSAGTPGGSGGEEPEPAVTILTPASNEIIVDDIVIWAAETAGSGIIDYMQFEYKESGDWIEIGYDYDGIKAIRDGLNPSGTGDGYSLVWDYSGLSEGVYWLRTTVYDTLGRSDADSIQVNIDPTPPMVTLVNPAETDTICHPLVLEAVSPDEDVSVVKFEKLHAAMDYNLPVITLNQSGHGDDYCGPVCGAIAVKYWFDQGFILSMREGNQYLSADTVVERMADAMLTGQNDGTPDDLFYSGFLQYVATHGNELLLRPYRNPDYTSMRAIIQDKQLLAVMALSGTPGLYLVAAGVSGLDDVQGQYTLRVSDPLTGSIVTTAIRNDGAGGAEVLYNGNWLHLDMIITVKGYSQTVTRDYIGADISSGDGWKLTWNSSNMAEDSLYFITITATDASGRVGSATSMSLYNCSSGYAKGDYNGDGTVNIGDILYLIDYIYEDGPEPLDGGGRADANCDGSIDIGDVIYFIKHVLAAGPEPCY is encoded by the coding sequence ATGTCCCGAAAAGGATTTGCTGTCCTGTTGCTGTGCCTGCTGATATCGATCTCGGCATCCGCGCAGGGATTTAAAAAGGCCGCTATCGCTACCCTTCTGGAACGGCAGACGGCCAAGAATTATTCTGTCACTCCTCATTTTGCCTCGGCGGAAATTTGTACTGTCCGTCATGATGTCGACGGCGATTTGTGGGGCGTGGATCACTGGTTGATCGGTGATGAATTATATAAATCATATCAAAACCCCGGGTTATCCTGTGACGGGCCTTATCCTTTTTCGGTTGAATATATTTACATGGTGCTGTTTTTTGAAGGCGCCACCGATTTTTTGGTTTCGGTCGATGTCGAGGATGCCGATCTGACCGACCCGACCTGCCCGTTACCCGGTGACCTTTTGTCCATATCGACCACCTACACCGTCACCATTCCCTCGGCGGGTCTCTACCAGATCGAGGTTCCGCTGGATTCTTCGGCGGTGGTCGAAGGACCTTATTTTGCCGGTTTTTATTTTGCCGATTATATCGATACTCTCAGCGGTGCAACCATTGTCACCGATGATGTTCCGGTTCCCTGCGTCAGTTACAATATCTGGGATACCACCCTGGGCTTTGTTGATCTGACCAATACCGGCTTTGCATCCTTTCCCAGTTTTCCGGGCCGTCTGCTCCTTTATTCGGCCGGGACTCCGGGCGGAAGCGGCGGAGAAGAACCGGAGCCGGCGGTAACCATCCTGACTCCCGCCTCCAATGAAATCATCGTTGATGATATTGTTATCTGGGCGGCGGAAACGGCCGGAAGCGGCATTATCGATTACATGCAATTCGAATACAAAGAAAGTGGTGACTGGATTGAAATCGGATATGACTACGATGGAATCAAAGCTATTCGGGACGGTCTCAATCCCTCGGGGACCGGGGATGGTTACAGCCTTGTCTGGGATTACTCCGGTTTGAGCGAAGGAGTGTACTGGCTGAGGACCACCGTTTATGATACTCTCGGGCGGTCCGATGCCGATTCCATCCAGGTCAACATCGACCCCACTCCGCCCATGGTAACCCTGGTCAATCCGGCGGAGACCGATACCATCTGCCACCCGCTGGTGCTTGAGGCTGTCTCACCGGATGAGGATGTTTCGGTGGTCAAGTTCGAGAAACTGCACGCGGCTATGGATTACAACCTGCCGGTCATTACCCTCAATCAGTCCGGGCATGGCGACGATTACTGCGGCCCGGTTTGCGGTGCCATCGCCGTTAAATACTGGTTCGACCAGGGCTTCATCCTGAGTATGCGGGAAGGCAACCAGTATCTCTCGGCCGATACCGTGGTGGAACGTATGGCCGATGCCATGTTAACCGGGCAAAATGATGGCACCCCCGATGACCTTTTCTACAGCGGTTTCCTGCAGTATGTCGCCACCCACGGCAACGAATTGCTGTTGCGGCCTTATCGCAATCCCGATTATACTTCGATGCGCGCGATCATTCAGGATAAACAGCTTCTGGCCGTAATGGCCTTATCCGGTACACCCGGTCTGTATCTCGTGGCGGCCGGGGTTTCCGGTCTGGATGACGTCCAGGGGCAGTACACTTTGCGCGTTTCGGATCCCCTGACCGGTTCGATAGTGACCACCGCCATACGAAACGATGGCGCCGGAGGGGCCGAAGTCCTTTATAACGGTAACTGGCTGCACCTGGATATGATTATCACGGTCAAAGGTTATTCGCAGACGGTCACGCGCGACTATATCGGGGCCGATATCAGTTCCGGGGATGGCTGGAAACTGACCTGGAACTCCTCCAACATGGCCGAGGATTCCCTGTATTTTATAACCATTACGGCTACCGATGCCTCGGGACGGGTCGGTTCGGCCACTTCGATGTCGCTGTACAACTGCTCATCGGGATATGCCAAGGGAGATTACAACGGCGACGGTACGGTCAATATCGGGGATATTCTATATTTGATCGATTATATCTATGAAGACGGACCGGAACCGCTTGACGGCGGCGGCCGGGCCGATGCCAACTGCGATGGCAGTATCGACATCGGCGATGTAATTTACTTCATCAAGCATGTTCTGGCCGCAGGTCCCGAACCCTGTTACTGA